A section of the Saccopteryx leptura isolate mSacLep1 chromosome 4, mSacLep1_pri_phased_curated, whole genome shotgun sequence genome encodes:
- the LOC136404351 gene encoding collagen alpha-1(III) chain-like: protein MVASHVVQAWWPSAALVLGCAPTPRAARGLPHLHTQGSGQGTALSCPENSPVGRHIPLGDYICPSPRGDQRSQVDGHSSAPQGTTSVPHPEETRGPGGRTQLGPSGNYICPSPRGDRRSRGTDTAGPLGDYICPSPRGHQRSRGTDTARPLRDYICPSPRGHQRSRGTDTARPLRELHLSLIQRRPEVPGDGHSWAPRGLHLSLIQRTPEVPGDGHSWAPRGLHLSLTQRRPEVPGDGHSSAPQGTTSVPHPEETRGPGGRTQLGPSGNYICPSPRGDRRSRGTDTARPLGNYICPSPRGDQRSRGTDTARPLRELHLSLTQRRPEVPGDGHSWAPRGLHLSLTQRRPEVPGDGHSSAPRGLHLSPTQRRQRSRGTDTARPLGDYICPSPRGDRRSRGTDTARPLGDYICPSPRGDQRSRGTDTARPLGDYIYPSPRGDRRSRGTDTAGPLGDYICPPPRGDQRSRGMDTARPLGDYICPSPRGDQRSQGTDTARPASHGLVQALTFPGQPGWQVGPRETGPPLAGSAHGRGFQEKVSGGAGLQVSSQASIKSHLDPHPGTAWPLELPTTGAGRVALHSRPSPVLRTHGARVRMPALPQPAPLTPLCPQGSPRAPSQSHATTQQGFTPQDQKGPSVANRKSSVTSLSRSSTSPEMNGEEEVRGGQWAQRARLRTPHSTGPPPGATTGWSSSDSEDPVPAGSPLPSSAPSPARALANAQESPARQQADPRSEAGSPGAERCCSPGPGSGEGPGRAPGPAGRTHLRKPAVLPPSVRPGRRGPRPARPCRPTCNFCHWPRCPAGLRH, encoded by the exons ATGGTGGCCAGCCATGTGGTTCAGGCTTGGTGGCCATCTGCGGCTCTTGTGCTGGGCTGTGCTCCCACCCCGAGGGCCGCGCGAGGGCTGCCCCACCTCCATACACAAGGGTCTGGACAGGGAACTGCTCTCAGCTGCCCTGAGAATAGTCCTGTGGGACGACATATACCCCTCGGGGACTACATCTGTCCCTCACCCAGAGGAGACCAGAGGTCCCAGGTGGATGGACACAGCTCGGCCCCTCAGGGAACTACATCTGTCCCTCACCCAGAGGAGACCAGAGGTCCCGGGGGACGGACACAGCTCGGCCCCTCAGGGAACTACATCTGTCCCTCACCCAGAGGAGACCGGAGGTCCCGGGGGACGGACACAGCTGGGCCCCTCGGGGACTACATCTGTCCCTCACCCAGAGGACACCAGAGGTCCCGGGGGACGGACACAGCTCGGCCCCTCAGGGACTACATCTGTCCCTCACCCAGAGGACACCAGAGGTCCCGGGGGACGGACACAGCTCGGCCCCTCAGGGAACTACATCTGTCCCTCATCCAGAGGAGACCGGAGGTCCCGGGGGACGGACACAGCTGGGCCCCTCGGGGACTACATCTGTCCCTCATCCAGAGGACACCAGAGGTCCCGGGGGACGGACACAGCTGGGCCCCTCGGGGACTACATCTGTCCCTCACCCAGAGGAGACCAGAGGTCCCAGGGGACGGACACAGCTCGGCCCCTCAGGGAACTACATCTGTCCCTCACCCAGAGGAGACCAGAGGTCCCGGGGGACGGACACAGCTCGGCCCCTCAGGGAACTACATCTGTCCCTCACCCAGAGGAGACCGGAGGTCCCGGGGGACGGACACAGCTCGGCCCCTTGGGAACTACATCTGTCCCTCACCCAGAGGAGACCAGAGGTCCCGGGGGACGGACACAGCTCGGCCCCTCAGGGAACTACATCTGTCCCTCACCCAGAGGAGACCGGAGGTCCCGGGGGACGGACACAGCTGGGCCCCTCGGGGACTACATCTGTCCCTCACCCAGAGGAGACCAGAGGTCCCGGGGGACGGACACAGCTCGGCCCCTCGGGGACTACATCTGTCCCCCACCCAGAGGAGACAGAGGTCCCGGGGGACGGACACAGCTCGGCCCCTCGGGGACTACATCTGTCCCTCACCCAGAGGAGACCGGAGGTCCCGGGGGACGGACACAGCTCGGCCCCTCGGGGACTACATCTGTCCCTCACCCAGAGGAGACCAGAGGTCCCGGGGGACGGACACAGCTCGGCCCCTCGGGGACTACATCTATCCCTCACCCAGAGGAGACCGGAGGTCCCGGGGGACGGACACAGCTGGGCCCCTCGGGGACTACATCTGTCCCCCACCCAGAGGAGACCAGAGGTCCCGGGGGATGGACACAGCTCGGCCCCTCGGGGACTACATCTGTCCCTCACCCAGAGGAGACCAGAGGTCCCAGGGGACGGACACAGCTCGGCCAGCGTCTCACGGCCTGGTCCAAGCCCTGACTTTCCCTGGCCAACCAGGGTGGCAGGTGGGGCCCCGGGAAACAGGGCCTCCCTTAGCTGGCTCTGCCCATGGCAGAGGCTTCCAGGAAAAAGTGTCAGGTGGGGCAGGGCTCCAGGTGAGCAGCCAGGCATCCATCAAGAGTCACCTGGACCCACACCCTGGCACCGCCTGGCCACTCGAACTTCCAACCACTGGTGCAGGCCGGGTGGCTCTGCACTCACGGCCCTCTCCTGTCCTTCGTACACATGGTGCGCGCGTCCGGATGCCCGCCTTGCCGCAGCCTGCCCCGCTCACGCCCCTCTGCCCTCAG gggtccccaagagCACCTAGTCAGAGCCACGCGACCACACAACAAGGCTTCACTCCTCAGGACCAGAAGGGCCCCTCTGTGGCCAACAGGAAGAGCTCGGTAACTTCCCTGAGTCGCTCCAGCACCAGCCCGGAGATGAACGGGGAAGAGGAAGTGCGGGGTGGCCAGTGGGCACAGAGGGCGCGCCTGCGCACCCCCCACTCCACTGGGCCGCCCCCAGGCG CAACCACAGGCTGGTCTTCCAGCGACTCAGAGGACCCGGTCCCCGCCGGCTCCCCTCTCCCAAGCAGCGCACCCAGCCCAGCCCGGGCTCTGGCCAATGCCCAGGAGTCGCCAGCGAGGCAGCAGGCTGACCCTCGCTCCGAGGCTGGCAGCCCTGGCGCTGAGAGATGCTGCTCGCCAGGCCCGGGCTCCGGCGAGGGTCCAGGCCGCGCCCCCGGCCCGGCTGGGCGGACTCACCTCCGCAAGCCGGCGGTGCTTCCTCCGTCTGTGCGGCCTGGGCGGCGCGGCCCCCGGCCCGCTCGCCCCTGCCGGCCGACCTGCAACTTCTGCCACTGGCCACGCTGCCCCGCCGGCCTCCGGCACTGA